The Mycolicibacterium monacense genome contains the following window.
CCGATGGGGTCGTCGGTCCTGCCCGGCAGCAACCCCTTCGGTGACGACTTCGCCCGCCGCTACCCCGACGGCCTTGTGCCGCAGGGTATCTCCGCGGAGTTGATCGCCGCCAAGTGGGGGCTCTCACGCACCGCGCTCGACGAGTTCTCCGCGGGCAGCCACGAGAAGGCCGCGGCGGCGACCAAGGCGGGTCTGTTCGAGGGCGAACTTGCCCCGATCGCCGGGCTCGCCACCGACGAGATCATCCGTCCGGGCACCACCGTGGAGACGCTGGCCGGACTCAAACCGGCGTTCTACCACCCCACCTACGAGGAGCGTTTCCCGCAGATCGGCTGGGAGATCACCGCGGGCAACTCGTCACCACTGTCCGACGGCAGCGCCGCGGTGCTGATCACCACGACCGAGGCGGCCAAACGGCTGGGGCTGCGGCCGCTGGCGCGTATCCACACCGCGGTGGCCGTCGGATCCGATCCGCTCTACATGCTGACCGGAGTCATCCCCGCGACCGAGAAGGTGCTGGCCAAGGCGGGCCTGACGCTTGCCGACATCGACCTGTTCGAGGTCAACGAAGCCTTCGCACCCGTCGTGCTGGCATGGGCACGGGACACCGGCGCCGATCTCGACAAGACGAACGTCAACGGCGGCGCCATCGCGATCGGTCATCCGTTGGGGGCCAGCGGCGTACGGATCATGACCACGTTGGTCAACGCGTTGGAGCAGCGCGGCGGCCGCTACGGGCTGCAGACCATGTGCGAGGCGGGCGGGATGGCCAACGCGACGATCATCGAGCGCCTCTGAGCGATTTCGGCGTGGCTGGTCGCGCTGAGCGCGACCAGCCACGCCGAAATCACGCCGCACTCAGTCGTAGATGACGGCGAGTCCCTTCCGGCGGAGGTCCGCGAGGGTGTCCTGCATGGCTTGGAGCTGTTCGGGTGCGTGCCCCACCCAGTCCGTGAGTTCGCCGACCACCCGCACCGGCTCACGGGTGCGGTAGGAGCGGGTCGGGTTGCCGGGGAACTTCTTGTCGGTCACGTTCGGGTCGTCCTCCAGTGCGCCTTCGGGTTCGACGATGTAGATGCGGCCCCGGCCCTCGCCCGCGGCCAACTCGGCTCCCCACACGGCGGCATCCAGCGTCTGTGTCACGTAGACGTGATTCGAGACGCGGCCGTCCTCGAAGTTCGACGGCCGCCCCGGCACCAACCGGTCACCCACCTCGAGGTCGGCCTTGGTGCCGTGCAAGTAGGCGCCCGACTCGTGGATCTCGAAAGGTTTGGTCACAACAACCCCCGTCCGTAGTAGCTGGACGGCGATTGTGCAGCAGGTCGGGGGCCTTGCCGCAAGCCCCCACCCCGACCGTAAAGTGAGAGTGGGACAGACGCGGACCCGGCCTCAGACCCGGGTGAGTTCGAACAGCGGGATCACGCGGTCGGTGTTCGCCTGATACTCGGCGAACGTGGGCGCCATCTCGACGATCTTGGCGTAGAGCTCATCGCGCTCCTCGCGCGGCAACTCGCGCACCTCGACGTCGTAGGCCTCGGTGCCGACCTCGACGTGTGCTTTCGGCAGCGCGCGCAGGTTGTGCACCCACGCCGGATCCTTCGGCGCCCCGGCGTAGGAGCCGACGATCAGCATCCTGCCGTCGACGGTGAGATAGGCCAGCGGTGACAACCGCGCCTTACCGGTCTTGGCGCCGACGGTGTGGAGCAACAGCAGTGTGGCGCCCTCGAAGGGCCCGCCGACGACGCCGTCGTTGTTGCGGAACTCGTCGATGATGGCCTGGTTGAAGTCGTTGAGTGAAGCGGGGTCGGGTCGGGTCATGACCGTGACCCTAGTCATCCCGCGCGGGGATTAGCTGACGTGATCGCCGCTCATTGACAGCGCAAATAGGGTCCCGCGTCTTCCGCTGTCCCGGCTGCGTGCTGACGGACCGGTCAATACGATGATGACCTGGCCTGTTAAGCGGAGGACGGAGCATGCGCAACACCGGGCGACCACCGTGGCGCGCTGGCTGGCAAACGCCGCCCACGACAGCGGGCCAGGTGCCGTGACCGCGCGTCTGCTCGATCTCGACGGTCGCGTGGTGGGGCGCGGGCATCAGCTCGCCGCACTGCGCTCGGCGGTGGAGGCCGCCGAACGCGCGGGCGGCGGTTGCGTCCTGCTCAGCGGTGCGCCGGGCGTGGGGAAATCGACCCTCGTCCAGGCGTTCGGCGACGAGATCACCCAGCACGGGTGCGTGTTCGCCTACGGCCGATGCCGCGACGGACAACCGGCACCCTACGCAGCGCTATCGGACGCGCTCGGCGGGATCGTGCGGGCCATGGAGTCCACCGCCGCACCCGAACGCGACAGGTGGCGCGCGGAGCTCCTGTCCGGGATGTCAGCGCTGTCAGGTGTTCTCGGCGACCTCGTGCCCGACGTTGCCCGCGTGCTCGGCGAGACCACCAAGGTCAGCGACCTCAACGCCGCCGAGGCCCGCCGCCGGCTGCACCGGGCCGCGATCCGCCTGATCTCCGACACGTCGTCGTTCCGGCCGGTCGCGCTGGCGATCGACGACCTGCACTGGGCGGACCGGGATTCGCTGCTGCTGCTGTCGGAACTGTTGACGACGTCGCTTCGCAACGTGCTGGTCCTCGGCACCCATCGGTCGGGCGAATTCGACCCGGCCGTGGCGGGGTTGGCCTCCGCACAGGTACGCACCCTCGAACTCGCACCGCTGACCCGCAAGAATCTCGAGGAGCTCCTGGCCGTGGTGTGCGGCCGGGGGCTGGAACTGGGGGACGTCGCCGCGGAATTCCATCACCGCACCGGCGGCAATCCGCTGCAGGTCCGCCAGCTGCTGCACCGCGCGCAGCGCGACGGCGCGCTGATCACGTCCGGCACCGGCGGCCGGCCCTGTTGGGATCTGCGCGTGCTGTCCTCGATCGAGGTGACCGCGACGACGGCGGAGTTCCTCGGCCACCTCCTCGGCCAGTTGCGCCCGATCGACCGCGCGGTGCTGGGTTCGCTCACGTGCTTCGCCGGTGAGTTCGATCTCGACGACGCGACGGCGGCGGCCGCACGTCCGGCGGATGTGGTGGCCCACGCACTCTGGTCGGCACTCGAACTGCGCCTGATCGAGGCCGTCGACGGCGGTGGTCGACGCATCGCCAATGCGATCAG
Protein-coding sequences here:
- a CDS encoding thiolase family protein, which codes for MSGFTGRDAVIVGAVRTPIGKGKPGGGLHEVLPADLLAHSLRELVTRTGVDPAQVDDVIAGAVTQVGDQAVNIARNALLGAGFPESVPGTTVDRQCGSSQQAISFAAQGVASGAYDIAIAAGVESMSRVPMGSSVLPGSNPFGDDFARRYPDGLVPQGISAELIAAKWGLSRTALDEFSAGSHEKAAAATKAGLFEGELAPIAGLATDEIIRPGTTVETLAGLKPAFYHPTYEERFPQIGWEITAGNSSPLSDGSAAVLITTTEAAKRLGLRPLARIHTAVAVGSDPLYMLTGVIPATEKVLAKAGLTLADIDLFEVNEAFAPVVLAWARDTGADLDKTNVNGGAIAIGHPLGASGVRIMTTLVNALEQRGGRYGLQTMCEAGGMANATIIERL
- the arr gene encoding NAD(+)--rifampin ADP-ribosyltransferase, whose product is MTKPFEIHESGAYLHGTKADLEVGDRLVPGRPSNFEDGRVSNHVYVTQTLDAAVWGAELAAGEGRGRIYIVEPEGALEDDPNVTDKKFPGNPTRSYRTREPVRVVGELTDWVGHAPEQLQAMQDTLADLRRKGLAVIYD
- a CDS encoding nitroreductase family deazaflavin-dependent oxidoreductase, which codes for MTRPDPASLNDFNQAIIDEFRNNDGVVGGPFEGATLLLLHTVGAKTGKARLSPLAYLTVDGRMLIVGSYAGAPKDPAWVHNLRALPKAHVEVGTEAYDVEVRELPREERDELYAKIVEMAPTFAEYQANTDRVIPLFELTRV